One Cervus canadensis isolate Bull #8, Minnesota chromosome 1, ASM1932006v1, whole genome shotgun sequence genomic window carries:
- the LOC122452478 gene encoding 60S ribosomal protein L26 has product MKFNPFVTSDRSKNRKRHFNAPSHIRRKIMSSPLSKELRQKYNVRSMPIRKDDEVQVVRGHYKGQQIGKVVQVYRKKYVIYIERVQREKANGTTVHVGIHPSKVVITRLKLDKDRKKILERKAKSRQVGKEKGKYKEETIEKMQE; this is encoded by the coding sequence ATGAAGTTCAATCCCTTTGTGACTTCTGACCGAAGCAAGAATCGAAAGAGGCATTTCAATGCGCCTTCCCACATTCGCAGGAAAATTATGTCTTCTCCTCTTTCTAAAGAGCTAAGACAGAAGTACAACGTTCGATCCATGCCCATCCGAAAGGATGATGAAGTTCAGGTTGTACGAGGGCACTACAAAGGGCAGCAAATTGGCAAAGTAGTCCAGGTTTACAGGAAGAAATACGTCATCTACATTGAACGAGTGCAGCGGGAGAAGGCTAATGGCACAACTGTTCATGTGGGCATTCACCCCAGCAAGGTGGTTATCACCAGACTAAAACTGGACAAAGACCGCAAAAAGATCCTCGAACGTAAAGCCAAATCTCGCCaagtaggaaaggaaaagggcaaatataaggaagaaacaattgagaagatgcaggaaTAA